One genomic segment of Trichoplusia ni isolate ovarian cell line Hi5 chromosome 5, tn1, whole genome shotgun sequence includes these proteins:
- the LOC113494405 gene encoding DNA ligase 1 gives MYSITKLIVACRIVRNVHASVRFNVLCHFLGTPRVSLTNTIMAQRSITSFFKVSPPKCEVKQEKPVVKQEADEKEDEEVRDNSPISNGKAQVTSKRPRLESSDSDTSIRKKSPTPTSGKKSKVKRQRIESSDSDSTCPQEPPASPDPPKSPPSPESEEKTVIKLEKSSPKKYASPKSKKKQPLKEPNPVKEVSPKRSKKQSPVEKKNKSPKQEVLFKKEKEEEKESKTEVKELVPEVDYNPAKANYHPVDDACWRAGAPVPYLALARTLELIEATSARLKIIDILSNYFRSVIVLTPDDLLPSVYLCLNQLAPAYESLELGIAETYLMKAVGQCTGRTVPQLRASVARAGDLGLVAQSARSTQRTMFPAPPLSARSVLAALRDIARMTGHASVDKKIKKIQSLYIACRHSEARYLIRSLEGKLRIGLAEQSVLAALGAAAARTPPGGDCLDAAKGKTPDEFKAIVDEHVLTIKSVYCECPNYERVVPALLQEGLRGLAGRCRLQPGVPLKPMLAHPTKQLAHIFDRFENEQFTCEWKYDGERAQLHVPELEAGGGPDLSKAAIFSRNQENNTTKYPDVLGRLTSLLRPNVTSCVLDCEAVAYDVVNKQILPFQVLSTRKRKDASEADIKVQVCVFLFDLLFLNGEPLVRRPLLERRQLLREHFNEVPGEWQQATSRDCSSLEDVQQFLEEAVRGSCEGLMVKALAGPHAHYDIARRSHNWLKLKKDYLDGLGDTLDVVVVGAYRGRGKRAGVFGGFLLACYEPEHEQYQSLCKIGTGFSDEDLQNLTKQLQEHVIEAPRPYYSFDPQHSADVWLAAARVWEVRAADLSLSPAHRAAIGRVHPDKGISLRFPRFVRVRDDKTAEQATSAAQIADMYLAQDQVRNSTTAKTNMDEFY, from the exons atgtatagtattacTAAACTGATTGTTGCTTGTAGAATAGTGAGAAATGTTCATGCATCAGTAAGATTTAACGTGTTGTGTCATTTCCTTGGTACTCCAAGAGTCTCCCTTACGAACACGATCATGGCGCAGAGGAGTATCACCTCATTCTTCAAGGTATCTCCTCCAAAATGTGAGGTTAAGCAAGAGAAACCTGTAGTCAAGCAAGAGGCAGATGAAAAAGAAGATGAGGAGGTTAGGGACAATTCACCTATCAGTAATGGAAAAGCTCAG GTTACATCAAAACGGCCAAGGCTAGAGAGTAGTGACAGTGACACTTCTATTAGGAAGAAAAGTCCAACACCCACCTCTGGAAag AAAAGCAAAGTGAAAAGACAGCGAATCGAGAGCTCTGATAGTGATTCAACATGTCCACAAGAACCACCAGCATCACCAGATCCTCCAAAATCGCCACCATCACCAGAATCAGAAGAAAAGACTGTCATAAAACTTGAGAAGTCATCACCGAAAAAATATGCTTCACCTAAGAGTAAGAAAAAACAGCCGCTTAAAGAGCCTAATCCTGTAAAAGAGGTGTCTCCAAAGAGATCTAAGAAACAGAGTCcagttgaaaagaaaaacaagtctCCCAAacaagaagttttatttaaaaaggaaaaagagGAGGAGAAAGAGAGCAAGACTGAAGTTAAGGAATTAGTTCCAG AGGTAGATTACAATCCGGCAAAGGCTAACTACCATCCCGTAGATGACGCATGTTGGCGCGCGGGTGCACCCGTACCTTACCTGGCGTTGGCGCGCACTCTCGAGCTCATAGAAGCCACGTCGGCGCGCCTGAAGATCATAGACATCCTGAGCAACTACTTTCGCTCCGTCATCGTGCTTACACCGGATGACCTGTTGCCAAGTGTCTACCTGTGCCTCAACCAATTGGCTCCAGCTTATGAGAGCTTGGAACTGG GCATAGCGGAGACGTACCTGATGAAGGCGGTGGGTCAGTGCACGGGCCGCACGGTCCCGCAGCTGCGCGCCAGCGTGGCCCGCGCGGGGGACCTGGGGCTGGTGGCGCAGAGCGCGCGCAGCACGCAGCGCACCATGTTCCCCGCGCCGCCGCTGTCCGCCCGGAGCGTGCTGGCCGCGCTCAGGGACATCGCGAGGATGACAG GTCACGCATCTGTGGATAAGAAGATTAAAAAGATTCAATCTCTGTACATCGCGTGCAGGCACTCGGAAGCTCGGTATCTTATACG GTCTCTGGAGGGCAAGCTGCGCATCGGCCTGGCGGAGCAGTCCGTGTTGGCGGCGCTGGGCGCGGCGGCCGCCAGGACCCCGCCCGGGGGGGACTGTCTGGACGCCGCCAAGGGAAAGACGCCGGACGAGTTTAAG GCTATCGTGGACGAGCACGTCTTGACCATCAAGTCCGTGTACTGCGAGTGCCCCAACTACGAGCGCGTGGTCCCGGCCCTGCTGCAGGAGGGCCTGCGCGGGCTGGCGGGCCGCTGCCGCCTGCAGCCCGGAGTGCCGCTCAAGCCCATGCTGGCACACCCTACCAAACAACTCGCACACATCTTCGACAG ATTTGAAAACGAGCAGTTCACTTGTGAATGGAAGTACGACGGCGAGCGCGCCCAGCTTCACGTTCCCGAGCTGGAGGCGGGCGGAGGGCCTGACCTCAGCAAGGCAGCCATCTTCAGCAGGAACCAGGAGAACAACACCAC TAAATACCCGGACGTGCTGGGCCGGCTGACGTCACTGCTGCGGCCGAATGTTACCAGCTGTGTGCTGGACTGTGAGGCAGTCGCCTACGACGTGGTCAACAAGCAGATCCTACCCTTCCAG GTGTTGTCGACGCGCAAGCGCAAGGACGCGTCTGAGGCCGACATCAAGGTGCAGGTGTGCGTGTTCCTGTTCGACCTGCTGTTCCTCAACGGGGAGCCGCTCGTGAGGCGCCCGCTGCTGGAGCGGAGGCAGCTGCTCAGGGAACACTTCAACGAGGTGCCAG GCGAGTGGCAGCAGGCGACCTCCCGCGACTGTAGCTCGCTGGAGGACGTGCAGCAGTTCCTGGAGGAGGCGGTGCGCGGCTCCTGCGAGGGACTCATGGTGAAGGCGCTCGCCGGACCTCACGCTCACTACGACATTGCGCGACGCTCACACAACTGGCTCAAG CTTAAGAAGGACTACCTGGACGGGTTAGGTGATACACTGGACGTGGTTGTGGTGGGTGCGTATCGCGGTCGCGGCAAGCGCGCCGGAGTGTTCGGCGGGTTCCTGCTCGCCTGCTACGAGCCCGAGCACGAGCAGTACCAGTCGCTCTGCAAGATCGGTACCGGCTTCAGCGACGAGGACCTGCAGAACCTCACCAAGCAGCTGCAAGAGCACGTCATCGAAGCGCCCAGACCCTACTACAG CTTCGACCCGCAGCACTCCGCGGACGTGtggctggcggcggcgcgcgtgTGGGAGGTGCGCGCGGCGGACCTGTCGCTGTCGCCGGCTCACCGCGCCGCCATCGGCCGCGTGCACCCCGACAAGGGGATCTCGCTGCGGTTCCCCAG GTTTGTTCGCGTGCGGGACGATAAGACGGCAGAGCAGGCGACCTCGGCCGCGCAGATCGCCGACATGTACCTCGCGCAGGACCAGGTGCGGAACTCCACCACAGCCAAAACCAACATGGACGAGTTCTACTGA